One Pyrococcus furiosus DSM 3638 genomic window, GGTAGTATTCCTTTATGAATTCTCTAAGCTCATTGATCTTTCCAAAAATAAAGAGGATTATTGTCTGGAACGATGCGAATCCAAGGAGAACCATTAGTCCAAATGGTGAACCGTTCCATGCTGCAGTTGATATTCCTGCCAAGAGTACAAACAGTGTTCCCCAGATTATTTTCTTGTTTTTATTTTCCTCGGTTAGATAATAGAGCATTAGGACTGCTGAAAACGTAAACAACATCATGAATGGGCCGTCGCCTCTTGCGTTGCCTGAGAATGTTCTTGAAAAGTTTGCCGTGAGGACTGAGAGAATTATAGCACCCCACATCCCTGCCCATTCGTTCAGAACTTTTCTTCCGAGTAAGTAAACACCTATAACACTGAGAAATCCTACGAATGGGGGCCAAAGAAGAAATGCCTCTAGCTCATTGTACCCAAATATTGAGATTATTTTGTAGAATATTGCTGGAAGGATGTATAGTCCAAGAGGTTCTCCTATGAGACTTCCAAATGGAGCATCTGCCATTGGGTAATACCTAGGAAGGCCCTCTTTGAGGACTAGCTTATAAATTTCGAAATGGTAGAAGGTATCTGGATCTGAGAAATACTTTCCGGCTGTTAAATGTCTAATGTAAAATCCATATGCGGCAAATGCCAAAACGACTAGGAAGGCCAAAACAGTTTTTATCTTCCCAGGAAGTGGAATAGTAACTTTTTCATCTTTCTTTTTCTCCTTTATTTGGGTTTTCACCATTCTTTTTCACCCCCACTATTCAACGGTTACGGACTTAGCTAAATTTCTAGGCCTGTCGGGGTTATTCCCCCTTAATACTGCCAAATGATAGGCAAGTAATTGCAATGGCACAATATAAACGATTGGAGTGATCTCCTCTGGAAGTTTTGGAAGTCTAATCCACTCGTCGCTTATTTCAGACAATCTAATGTCATCCCCCAGGGAGATTATGTAACCTCCTCTGGCTTTAGCCTCTTCAATGTTTGAAAGCATCTTTTCAAACGTTTTTCCGCTGGGTGCTATGGAGATAACTGGCACTCCCTCTTCTATTAAGGCTAAGGGACCATGCTTTAGTTCTCCTGCCGATAACCCCTCTGCATGAACGTAGGCTATCTCCTTAATCTTTAATGCTCCCTCTAATGCTGTTGGAACGTTGATCCCTCTTCCAATGTAGAACAAATCGTGTTTGGGTAAAATATTCTTTGCAATCCCCTTTATTTTTTCATTGAGTCCTAATGCAGAATCAATAATCTCTGGCAGCCTGGGAAGAATATTCTCAATCTCGCTAACATCAGTTCCAATTTTCTTCCCCAACTCCATCGCCAACAAAGTTAAAACCATTAACTGAGTAGTGTATGTTTTAGTCGCCGCAACGCCAATTTCTGGTCCTGCGTGGGTATAGAGGGTTATATCAGCTATCCTGGTAGCTAGGCTTCCTACAACGTTAACAATTCCCAGGACTTTTGCCCCCTTGTTTTTGGCTAATTTAATCCCAGCTACAGTATCTGCAGTCTCTCCACTTTGTGTGATTGCCACTACTAGCGTGTCTTTGTCTATTATGTCCTCATACTCATACCTAAACTCGCTGGCTTCTTCAACTATCACGGGGGTTTTTGTAAATCTTTGGAAAAGGTATTTACCTACAAGGGCTGCATGATAAGAGGTTCCCATTCCGATCATGATGATTTTGTCATAGTTAGAAACAACTTCAGCTACCTCTTTAATTGCCTCTATGTTTCCATAAATAGCGTCTTTTATTGCCCTCGGTTGTTCATAAATTTCTTTAAGCATGAAATGATCAAATCCTCCTTTCTCAGCCATTTCTAATGTCCATGAGATTGTAACTACATCTTTTATCTTTGGGAAACCTGTTACTATGTCCTTGACTATAAACTCATACCTCGAAACAATACCATACTCTCCATCATCCAAGAAAACAGCTTTGTTTGTATACGCCAAAAATGCAGGAATGTCGCTAGCTACAAACATCTCTCCATTTCCAATTCCAATTATTAAAGGGCTATCTTTCCTTGCTATGTATAACCTTTCCGGATCGTCTGCAAACAAAACAACTAGAGCATAAGAACCTTTTAATCTAAGCAGGGCCATTCTAAATGCATCTTCAAAATTCTTTATTATTCTAAGGTTCTCTTCTATTAAGTGGGCAATTAGCTCAGTATCTGTGTCGCTTCTAAATACGTGGCCTTTTTTTAGCAACTCTTCTTTAAGCTCGTGGAAATTCTCTACTATTCCATTGTGCACTACCACTATTTTTCCAGTACAATCTGTGTGAGGATGGGCATTTATGTCGTTTGGAACGCCATGTGTTGCCCATCTTGTGTGGCCAATTCCTATGTTTCCGGGAATTTCTTGAAACTTCAGCTTTCCTACAAGCTCGTCAATTTTTCCAGCACCCTTTCTGATTTCAATTCTTCCCTCGTTTAGTACAGCAATGCCCGCTGAATCATATCCCCTGTACTCAAGCCTTTTAAGTCCCTCTACTAGAATAGGACTGGCCCTCCTGGGACCTATGTAGCCTATGATTCCACACACCTTAATCCACCTAAGGGAAAAATATATTACGAGTTAAAAACATTTAGGGCGATGAGGAGCTGGATCCGATCTGATGTTTATGATGAGGGAGGTACAAGCTGAGCCTCTAGGAGAACAGTGGAGTTGAATACCTTTATCTCGTACTTCGCAATCCTTGTTGAATTTGCCAGTTTTTTCAAAGCAAGGTAAAACATCCAAGCAGTGTCTTTTTCGGAGAATTTGACCTCCCAAACTAAGAAATCTTTTGTGAGTATAATTTTATCCCCCTCCCATCCTTTAGCTATTTCCATGCTTTCATTCCACTTATAAACCTTCCAAGAAACAAGAAAAACATAATATGCTCCCAAGGTATCATCCAAGAGAGGTTCTTCAGGGATAGAGGAAATTTTCACTTCTACTGGAGACCAGTTTGAGAGGTATAGCTCGGGAAACATTACTACCTTTGTACTTTTTGGAGGATTTTTGTACGCTTCATTCACTAGCTTCCACCCTCCCTTTTGATAAAGATAGGAGACAAAAGAATCTCCAAAAACGTAGGGGAAAACGTTTAGACTCCAATAGAGATCTTCTCTGGAGACATTTCTTATCTTATATATCCTTATTCCGTTTTTTATGCAGAACATGTCTGCAACTAAATCTGCATCTCCCTCAATAAGGGCTCTCATGGCCAATGTTGAGTCCAAAGTCTTGCCCGAATAAGTTGCATTGAGTGATTTTTGGAGGATATGGACTAGTTCATGAGCTAAAGTTCTGAGGCTTACATCTTCGGAGACCATGAAATTTTCCCTGATAATGTAGACTTTGCTATCTACTGTTGTAGCAATCCACCCTGCTTTACTTTCCTTTTCCTCTTTAAATAGGCTTGCCTCTGGAGGAAGTATAAAAGTCAACTTGTATACTTTTTCCCAGAGTTTAAGCCTCTCATTAGGTTTCGCTGGCCCAAAGAGTAGCTTTGCATCCTCCCTAGTTATGATTATGAATTTAGGCTCTGTCTCAAAAGAGAGTCCTCTTATAGCCTCTACTTCGCTCTTAACCCATTTAGCTTTTTCAAGAATAATGTCGGGTGGATTAAGAGAGCTTAATCCCAGGAAAAGAAGTAGAAAAATAAGGAAGCCTTTTACCTTCATACTACAAACTCTTCCTTCATGCCGTCCTTAGTTATTGTGACCACTTGAACCTTCTTGCTTCCGGTGTAGACGTCTCTTCTCCCAGCTGCTCTTACCGCTCTAATTGCAAGTTCTTTTGCCTCCTCTATAGTTAAGTCCTCTCTATATCCCTCTTCTAAAACTGCAATTGCAAAGGGGGTTCCGGAACCTGTTGCTGTGTAGTCATCAAATATTAAGCCTCCAAAGGGATCTAGGTTTGCTATTGTTGGTTCATCCACGTATCCTCCAATGATTATCTGAACCAAATATGGGAACCATCTGTTTTCGTTCAGTATGTTGCTCAAGAGGTTCGCCATGGCCTTTGTAGTCATTGGTCTACCCCAGGTGAAGTAGTAGTATCTTGCTTCAGCCTCTAGGTATCTAGCAAGCATTTGAACATCTCCAACGCTACCAGCAGTCGTTATTGCTATTCTATCTGTGATTGGGATGATCTTCTTTATGTTAAGTGTCTCAACCATGTGATCAAGGGAGGCTTGAGTGTCAGCAGCAAGCACAACGCCGTCTTTTACCTTAATACCTACCGTAGTCGTTCCAGTCTTTTTCTCCATATGCACCACCTAACAAAATTTTAGCTGGAACACTTTTTAAGTTCTCTCTTTATAGGGAGAAGGGGGACTGGAGGATGAACATTGATGTTGACAAAATAATCAAAACAGCGGAAGCTTATGCTGAACGTTATGGTGTGAAATTCTTCGACATAAGAATTGAAAGATACACATTCTCCACTGTGGATGTTGAGAATTTAGAAGTGAGCAAAGTTCGCCAAGATTCCGAAGTAGGGATGGGTGTTAGAGCTCTAGGCAAAGGTTGGGGGTTTTCTTCAACAAGCGATATTAAAGAGTTCGAGAGTGCAATTAAAAACGCCATGAAGTTGTCTAAATTTTCTGACTATAACGTTACAATTTACCAAGGGGATCCCATTGTTGATAAGGCCGAGATAAAAGAAAGATTACCTCTGTTTGATATTTCTCTTGAGGAAAAGGTAGATTTAGGGATGAAATTAGCTAAGGAAATGCAGAGAGAATACATTAAGAGCGTTAAGGTTTCATACTATGAAGAGATAGTTGAAAAGTTATACTTGAGTTCTGAAGGAAGCCAGATAATGACGAAGATCCCGAGAGTTCTTCTCACGCTTTCAGCTGTAGCTAGAAGAGGAGATATAATGCAAACTTATTGGAAGTCAGTTGGAGGAACTGGAGGGTTCGAAATAATTAAAAGTTATGACGTTTACTCCTGGGCAAAGAAAATCAGTGAAAAAGCAGTGAGTTTGCTTTCTGCGAAGTCCCCTCCATCAGGAAAAATGGACGTATTGATAGATCCAGAGCTTGCGGGAGTTTTTATTCATGAGGCCATAGGACATGCTGCTGAAGGAGATGCGATTAAAGATAATAGTAGTATCTTTGTGGGACTACTTGGAAAGAAAGTAGGGGTAGAAGAGCTGACAGTAGTTGATGATCCCACCCTGGAGGGAAAATTTGGATCTTATATCTATGATGATGAAGGCCAGCCTGGGGGGAGAGTCGAAATAATAAAGAACGGGATTCTTAATTCTTTTCTTACTGATAGAGAAAGTTCTTTGGTCTTGGAAATGCCTCCTAATGGTCATGGACGGGCTGAAGATTATGGAAGTAGACCTCTTGTTAGAATGTCAAACACCTACATAGAGCCGGGAGATTGGAAATTTGAGGAAATGATTGAAGAAATGAAGAGGGGAGTTTACATGCTGGGAGATAAGGGTGGAGAAGTTGACATAGTGAATGGCACATTTACATTTGGAGCAAAAGAGGGGTATTTAATAGAAAATGGAGAAATTAAACATCAGCTCAGAGATGTTGCGCTTTCTGGGAAGATACTTGAAATATTAAAAGAAATAAGAGCTATTGGAAATGACTTACGCATAGAATTTCCAGGATACTGTGGAAAGGGCCAATGGGTTCCAGTTGATGATGGTGGGCCGCATGTTTTATTGAAAGCAATTGTAGGTGGTCTTCAATGATTCCCGAATACCTAATCAAGAAGCTAGAAGAGTTGAATATAGAATGGGAAATTTATGCTGAAAAGTATTGGATAACGTCGGTTAAAGCAAAAAAGCGTGAAAAAGTAGAAGTTGAAATAGGAAAGCACACAATTTCAGGTGGGATTGGATTACGGGTTATTTATGGGGGACATTTAGGATTTTCTTATGTTACTGGGACTCCAACAAAAGAGGACGTTGAAATGCTGATTAAAAGAGCACTTAAACTGGCTAGGGTTGGGAAGGTAACTCACCCAGGTCTTCCAACTCCTAAAAAAGTTAATGCTGTGAAAATTTACGACAAGAGAATAGCGAATTTAACCGTGGAGGATATTATTGAACATCTGCTTTTCCTTGTAGACGTCGAGGCAAATTCCCAGGGGTCAATAGGATTTGGAGAGGGGGAGAGAGATGTAGTTAATTCCAATGGAATTAATCTCAGGGAGGATTATACGTACCTTGGAATTTTCCTTGAGGTCTTTAAGAAAAATAAGGGAATTGGAGGGGAAGAAAAAACATTCAGATTAATGCCGAAAATTGATGATGTTGTGGAAGAAGTAAGAAGGAAAGCTCTGTGGGAGTTTGAGCTAAGCTCTAAAGCTAAAAGGCTGGAAAGCTATGAAGGGGAGATTATTTTAGAACCGAAAGCTCTATTATCTATTCTGTCAATTTTAATTCCAAACTTTTCAGCTAAAAACGTATACTATAAGAGAAGTAGATTTTCAAGCCTTGGTGAGAGGGTTTCCAAAGAGAACTTTAGTCTCATTGACGATCCAACAATTGAAGGCGGAGTTTCTAGCTTTAGCTTTGATGGGGAAGGCAATCCTGGAATTAAAAAATATTTAATTAAAGACGGCCTCGTTAGCTCTTTCCTTGCAGACGAGAAGTATGGAAGACTCCTTGGAATTACTGGGGGAAATGCTATGAGGAGCTTTTCTTCTCTCCCTGGGATTGGAACAAGTAACCTTGTAATACCTCCAGGAAATACTGAGCCTGAGGAGGGAGTTTTTATAAGGAGGGTGTATGGTGAGCATACTGCAAATCCGGTTTCTGGAGACTTTTCCCTAAATATTGGACTTGGATACATAATTAAGGATGGGGAGGTGATGGGATTCAAAGATAATATGCTTATCGGAAATATATTTGCAATGTTAAATAACATTTTGGAAGTTGGAAAAAGAGTGGAGGAGATAAGTGGCGCAATTTTTCCAAAAATTGCAACGAATCTTAAAATAGTTTAAGGGAAATATTCTTAAGTAGGGATGAAAAAATACGTAAGAGAGGTGATAGAATGGAAATTAATGAATTCATTTCACAGCTTAAGTTAGGGGAAACAGTTTTAGTTGAGCATTCTTCATATTCAAAGCCCGAACTTCTTTTTTATGGGATAATCAAAGAGTCGAGGATGCCCGTGGTTATTGATGATATCTTGGATACCCTCTTTGAATACTACAATAAGCTTAAAGTTTGGGGATATGACTTGACCGTTTTTGACAAAGTTTACGTGATAAAGGCCGGGGGTAATGAGGTTATTGGAAATCTTCTTGGAAAGTTAGAGGTAGGGAAGTATGTTATAGAAGCGAGAGAATATACCAAAATAATTAAAGAAGTTAATCCACCCATAATAAACCCGGTATTAGGAGTTCACAAGCTTATTCTTTTAGGAAATCTTCTAGAAAACTTGAGATTGCTTAAAGAGATCTCTACATATGTAGGAAATGAGAATAGAGTTGCAATTTACTTTGTGAATAGGGACGTTGTGGAGTCTCACTCACCAGCAGCTCTTAAGTTACTTGAGGAGATTTCAACATCGGTGTTCCAGTTGAACGAAGAAAATAAAATTAAAAGAATGAAGTAATGTTAGAAAATTATCTTTTTCACTCTTCCCACAACTAAATACGCTACGAACACATCTACAGCTGTTTGTATGGTATTGGGTAGTGCAATTGCTAGCCAGAATGGCATGTGCATCATCTCTTCCACTATCCTTATTATCTCTTGTCCAGAGGTTATGTCATATCCAAGCACGAATTTTAGGTATATTGGGAGGGCAAAGTAGTAATTGAGAAGTATCATAAGCACGCTTCTTATCACGCTTGCAACTACAAATCCTGCTAAGAGGTACTTGATTGTTCTCTCTGGATCAACTTTCTCTGCAAATATTAACCCGATTAAAACTGAAAGAGTTGCAAAGAACTTCATTATTGGGCCTATTCCCAGGGAGTTGGGGCCAGAGATTATCATGAGGCCGAAAGTCACTGCTACTAGTCCTAGCATTGAAGTCCTAAATCCAAACAATAAGTATAGCAACACCACTGGAACGGCAACTAAATCTATGCTCATTCCCCAGGGAGTCCTGACTTTTAGGGGAAGCACTTGGAACACTAGGGCCAAAGCTGTCATTATAGCTGTAAACGCTATCTCTCTTGCATTAGCTTTCATTGTTATCCCCCTGAAAATGTGATGTTCCATTTTTAAAATGTTTTGTTCCATTTTCAGAACAAAAATTCCACATAATTGTCCAGAAACGATTATTAAATTTGATGAAAATTTTTTCAAGGTGGTTAGCATGAAGATTCCCGACGATGTTAGAAAGGATATTCCCTTGACCCAGGAAGTGATATATTTTGACAACACTGCCACCTCTCTAACTCCAAAACCAGTTATTGAAGCGATGGATGAATATTACTTAAAATATAGGGCTAACGTTCATCGTGGAGTACATAGGCTTTCCCAGATGGCTACCCAGAAATATGAGGAGTCAAGAAAGGTTGTTGCTGATTTCATAAATGCGAAGTTTGAGGAGATTGTTTTTACAAAAAATACGAGCGAAAGTTTAAACTTGGTGGCCCTGGGACTTGAGCATACCTTCAAAAAAG contains:
- a CDS encoding TldD/PmbA family protein yields the protein MNIDVDKIIKTAEAYAERYGVKFFDIRIERYTFSTVDVENLEVSKVRQDSEVGMGVRALGKGWGFSSTSDIKEFESAIKNAMKLSKFSDYNVTIYQGDPIVDKAEIKERLPLFDISLEEKVDLGMKLAKEMQREYIKSVKVSYYEEIVEKLYLSSEGSQIMTKIPRVLLTLSAVARRGDIMQTYWKSVGGTGGFEIIKSYDVYSWAKKISEKAVSLLSAKSPPSGKMDVLIDPELAGVFIHEAIGHAAEGDAIKDNSSIFVGLLGKKVGVEELTVVDDPTLEGKFGSYIYDDEGQPGGRVEIIKNGILNSFLTDRESSLVLEMPPNGHGRAEDYGSRPLVRMSNTYIEPGDWKFEEMIEEMKRGVYMLGDKGGEVDIVNGTFTFGAKEGYLIENGEIKHQLRDVALSGKILEILKEIRAIGNDLRIEFPGYCGKGQWVPVDDGGPHVLLKAIVGGLQ
- the glmS gene encoding glutamine--fructose-6-phosphate transaminase (isomerizing), whose product is MCGIIGYIGPRRASPILVEGLKRLEYRGYDSAGIAVLNEGRIEIRKGAGKIDELVGKLKFQEIPGNIGIGHTRWATHGVPNDINAHPHTDCTGKIVVVHNGIVENFHELKEELLKKGHVFRSDTDTELIAHLIEENLRIIKNFEDAFRMALLRLKGSYALVVLFADDPERLYIARKDSPLIIGIGNGEMFVASDIPAFLAYTNKAVFLDDGEYGIVSRYEFIVKDIVTGFPKIKDVVTISWTLEMAEKGGFDHFMLKEIYEQPRAIKDAIYGNIEAIKEVAEVVSNYDKIIMIGMGTSYHAALVGKYLFQRFTKTPVIVEEASEFRYEYEDIIDKDTLVVAITQSGETADTVAGIKLAKNKGAKVLGIVNVVGSLATRIADITLYTHAGPEIGVAATKTYTTQLMVLTLLAMELGKKIGTDVSEIENILPRLPEIIDSALGLNEKIKGIAKNILPKHDLFYIGRGINVPTALEGALKIKEIAYVHAEGLSAGELKHGPLALIEEGVPVISIAPSGKTFEKMLSNIEEAKARGGYIISLGDDIRLSEISDEWIRLPKLPEEITPIVYIVPLQLLAYHLAVLRGNNPDRPRNLAKSVTVE
- a CDS encoding DUF257 family protein, coding for MEINEFISQLKLGETVLVEHSSYSKPELLFYGIIKESRMPVVIDDILDTLFEYYNKLKVWGYDLTVFDKVYVIKAGGNEVIGNLLGKLEVGKYVIEAREYTKIIKEVNPPIINPVLGVHKLILLGNLLENLRLLKEISTYVGNENRVAIYFVNRDVVESHSPAALKLLEEISTSVFQLNEENKIKRMK
- the psmB gene encoding archaeal proteasome endopeptidase complex subunit beta is translated as MEKKTGTTTVGIKVKDGVVLAADTQASLDHMVETLNIKKIIPITDRIAITTAGSVGDVQMLARYLEAEARYYYFTWGRPMTTKAMANLLSNILNENRWFPYLVQIIIGGYVDEPTIANLDPFGGLIFDDYTATGSGTPFAIAVLEEGYREDLTIEEAKELAIRAVRAAGRRDVYTGSKKVQVVTITKDGMKEEFVV
- a CDS encoding ECF transporter S component, with amino-acid sequence MKANAREIAFTAIMTALALVFQVLPLKVRTPWGMSIDLVAVPVVLLYLLFGFRTSMLGLVAVTFGLMIISGPNSLGIGPIMKFFATLSVLIGLIFAEKVDPERTIKYLLAGFVVASVIRSVLMILLNYYFALPIYLKFVLGYDITSGQEIIRIVEEMMHMPFWLAIALPNTIQTAVDVFVAYLVVGRVKKIIF
- a CDS encoding TldD/PmbA family protein, whose product is MIPEYLIKKLEELNIEWEIYAEKYWITSVKAKKREKVEVEIGKHTISGGIGLRVIYGGHLGFSYVTGTPTKEDVEMLIKRALKLARVGKVTHPGLPTPKKVNAVKIYDKRIANLTVEDIIEHLLFLVDVEANSQGSIGFGEGERDVVNSNGINLREDYTYLGIFLEVFKKNKGIGGEEKTFRLMPKIDDVVEEVRRKALWEFELSSKAKRLESYEGEIILEPKALLSILSILIPNFSAKNVYYKRSRFSSLGERVSKENFSLIDDPTIEGGVSSFSFDGEGNPGIKKYLIKDGLVSSFLADEKYGRLLGITGGNAMRSFSSLPGIGTSNLVIPPGNTEPEEGVFIRRVYGEHTANPVSGDFSLNIGLGYIIKDGEVMGFKDNMLIGNIFAMLNNILEVGKRVEEISGAIFPKIATNLKIV